A section of the Scleropages formosus chromosome 12, fSclFor1.1, whole genome shotgun sequence genome encodes:
- the rhobtb2a gene encoding rho-related BTB domain-containing protein 2 isoform X1, producing the protein MALALSLRFPASTSPMRHFARLRSQLMDSDMDYERPNVETIKCVVVGDNAVGKTRLICARACNATLTQYQLLATHVPTVWAIDQYRVCQEVLERSRDVVDDVSVSLRLWDTFGDHHKDRRFAYGRSDVVVLCFSIANPNSLHHVRTMWYPEIKHFCPRAPVILVGCQLDLRYADLEAVNRARRPLARPIKSNEILAPEKGREVAKELGVPYYETSVVAQFGIKDVFDNAIRAALISRRHLQFWKSHLRNVQRPLLQAPFLPPKPPPPIITVPAPPSTVEEHPGRLLEDPLCADVILVLEEHQRLFAHKIYLATASSKFYDLFLMDLGLVEQEEEEDVPPRAPSLHSRDPPVRAASFDVRESSEEAARAGPRACTSDGALKGGGSEGSRRGRLLSTWSRAFVSIQEEMVEDPTTYSPRLTTVVRMDPSVQLGPFRAVLRYLYTGELDVHEKDLMHIAHIAELLEVFDLRMMVANILNNEAFMNQEITKAFHVRRTNRVKECLAKGTFSDVVFRLDDGTILAHKPLLISSCDWMAAMFGGPFVESCTKEVLFPNTTCSSMRAVMEYLYTGRFCSRPDLDPMELIVLANRLCLPHLVALTELYTVTVLMEAAMMGADIDGDVLVYLEMAQFHCAHQLTDWCLHHICTNYNSVCRKFPRDMKAKSAENQDYFEKHRWPPVWYLKEDDHYQRARKEREKEDFLYQKRQCKRKWLFWNLPSSPSSSSSSGPSAVV; encoded by the exons GTCCCAGTTGATGGATTCTGACATGGACTATGAGAGGCCAAACGTTGAGACCATCAAGTGCGTGGTGGTGGGGGACAACGCAGTAGGCAAGACCCGGCTGATCTGTGCCCGAGCCTGTAACGCAACACTCACGCAGTACCAGCTACTGGCTACCCACGTTCCAACTGTCTGGGCCATCGACCAGTATCGCGTGTGCCAAGAG GTTCTGGAACGATCCAGGGATGTGGTGGATGATGTCAGCGTTTCACTTCGTCTCTGGGACACTTTTGGGGATCACCACAAAGACCGCCGCTTTGCTTATGGCAG GTCGGACGTGGTGGTGCTGTGTTTTTCCATCGCGAACCCCAACTCCTTGCACCATGTGAGGACCATGTGGTACCCAGAGATCAAACACTTCTGCCCACGTGCCCCTGTCATCCTGGTGGGTTGCCAGCTGGACTTGCGCTATGCTGATCTGGAGGCTGTAAACAGAGCTCGGCGCCCCTTAGCCAG GCCAATAAAGTCCAATGAGATCCTGGCACCAGAGAAGGGCCGTGAGGTGGCCAAGGAGCTCGGTGTACCATATTATGAGACCAGCGTTGTGGCACAGTTTGGAATAAAAGATGTTTTTGACAACGCCATCCGTGCAGCACTCATTTCAAGACGCCACCTGCAGTTCTGGAAGTCCCACCTCCGCAACGTGCAGCGGCCCCTCCTGCAGGCACCCTTCCTGCCACCCAAGCCTCCGCCTCCCATAATCACTGTGCCTGCCCCCCCGTCTACGGTTGAAGAGCATCCAGGCCGCCTGCTTGAGGACCCACTGTGTGCCGATGTCATCCTGGTCCTGGAGGAGCACCAACGCCTCTTTGCCCACAAGATCTACCTGGCCACAGCCTCGTCGAAGTTCTATGACCTCTTCCTCATGGACCTCGGACTGGTGGagcaagaggaagaagaagatgtGCCACCTCGGGCACCTTCTCTGCACAGTCGGGACCCTCCGGTGCGAGCAGCCAGCTTCGACGTGCGTGAGAGTAGCGAGGAGGCTGCCCGTGCCGGACCCCGGGCCTGCACCAGCGACGGTGCCCTGAAAGGAGGTGGCTCCGAGGGCAGCCGGAGAGGCCGATTGCTCTCTACCTGGAGCCGGGCTTTCGTCAGTATCCAAGAGGAGATGGTAGAGGACCCAACCACATACAGCCCCCGGCTGACGACGGTGGTGCGCATGGACCCCTCGGTGCAGCTGGGACCCTTTCGGGCTGTGCTGCGTTACCTGTACACAGGTGAACTGGACGTTCATGAGAAGGACCTGATGCACATTGCACATATTGCAGAATTACTAGAGGTTTTTGATCTGCGGATGATGGTTGCCAACATCCTCAACAACGAGGCCTTCATGAACCAGGAGATCACCAAGGCCTTTCATGTGCGCCGCACTAACAGGGTTAAAGAGTGCCTGGCCAAGGGAACCTTCTCAG ATGTGGTGTTCAGACTGGATGATGGAACAATCCTGGCTCATAAACCActgctcatctccagctgtgacTGGATGGCAGCCATGTTTGGGGGACCCTTCGTAGAGAGCTGCACAAAGGAG GTGTTGTTCCCCAACACCACATGCAGCTCTATGCGGGCTGTGATGGAATACCTGTACACTGGACGATTCTGTTCACGGCCTGACTTGGACCCCATGGAACTCATCGTTCTTGCTAATCGTCTCTGCTTACCACACCTTGTTGCTCTTACAG AACTCTACACAGTGACTGTTCTGATGGAGGCAGCTATGATGGGTGCTGACATTGACGGGGATGTGCTGGTATACCTTGAGATGGCTCAG TTCCATTGCGCCCACCAGCTCACTGACTGGTGCCTTCACCATATCTGCACCAACTACAACAGCGTATGCCGTAAATTTCCCAGAGACATGAAGGCCAAATCTGCTG AGAACCAAGACTACTTTGAGAAGCACCGCTGGCCGCCAGTTTGGTACCTGAAGGAAGATGACCATTACCAGAGAGCACGTaaggaaagagagaaggaggaTTTCCTGTATCAGAAGCGTCAATGCAAGCGCAAATGGCTCTTCTGGAACCTTCCTTCCTCACCGTCATCAAGCTCCTCCTCCGGTCCCTCGGCCGTTGTCTGA
- the rhobtb2a gene encoding rho-related BTB domain-containing protein 2 isoform X2, producing MALALSLRFPASTSPMRHFARLRSQLMDSDMDYERPNVETIKCVVVGDNAVGKTRLICARACNATLTQYQLLATHVPTVWAIDQYRVCQEVLERSRDVVDDVSVSLRLWDTFGDHHKDRRFAYGRSDVVVLCFSIANPNSLHHVRTMWYPEIKHFCPRAPVILVGCQLDLRYADLEAVNRARRPLARPIKSNEILAPEKGREVAKELGVPYYETSVVAQFGIKDVFDNAIRAALISRRHLQFWKSHLRNVQRPLLQAPFLPPKPPPPIITVPAPPSTVEEHPGRLLEDPLCADVILVLEEHQRLFAHKIYLATASSKFYDLFLMDLGLVEQEEEEDVPPRAPSLHSRDPPVRAASFDVRESSEEAARAGPRACTSDGALKGGGSEGSRRGRLLSTWSRAFVSIQEEMVEDPTTYSPRLTTVVRMDPSVQLGPFRAVLRYLYTGELDVHEKDLMHIAHIAELLEVFDLRMMVANILNNEAFMNQEITKAFHVRRTNRVKECLAKGTFSDVVFRLDDGTILAHKPLLISSCDWMAAMFGGPFVESCTKEVLFPNTTCSSMRAVMEYLYTGRFCSRPDLDPMELIVLANRLCLPHLVALTGAASRVLEQIP from the exons GTCCCAGTTGATGGATTCTGACATGGACTATGAGAGGCCAAACGTTGAGACCATCAAGTGCGTGGTGGTGGGGGACAACGCAGTAGGCAAGACCCGGCTGATCTGTGCCCGAGCCTGTAACGCAACACTCACGCAGTACCAGCTACTGGCTACCCACGTTCCAACTGTCTGGGCCATCGACCAGTATCGCGTGTGCCAAGAG GTTCTGGAACGATCCAGGGATGTGGTGGATGATGTCAGCGTTTCACTTCGTCTCTGGGACACTTTTGGGGATCACCACAAAGACCGCCGCTTTGCTTATGGCAG GTCGGACGTGGTGGTGCTGTGTTTTTCCATCGCGAACCCCAACTCCTTGCACCATGTGAGGACCATGTGGTACCCAGAGATCAAACACTTCTGCCCACGTGCCCCTGTCATCCTGGTGGGTTGCCAGCTGGACTTGCGCTATGCTGATCTGGAGGCTGTAAACAGAGCTCGGCGCCCCTTAGCCAG GCCAATAAAGTCCAATGAGATCCTGGCACCAGAGAAGGGCCGTGAGGTGGCCAAGGAGCTCGGTGTACCATATTATGAGACCAGCGTTGTGGCACAGTTTGGAATAAAAGATGTTTTTGACAACGCCATCCGTGCAGCACTCATTTCAAGACGCCACCTGCAGTTCTGGAAGTCCCACCTCCGCAACGTGCAGCGGCCCCTCCTGCAGGCACCCTTCCTGCCACCCAAGCCTCCGCCTCCCATAATCACTGTGCCTGCCCCCCCGTCTACGGTTGAAGAGCATCCAGGCCGCCTGCTTGAGGACCCACTGTGTGCCGATGTCATCCTGGTCCTGGAGGAGCACCAACGCCTCTTTGCCCACAAGATCTACCTGGCCACAGCCTCGTCGAAGTTCTATGACCTCTTCCTCATGGACCTCGGACTGGTGGagcaagaggaagaagaagatgtGCCACCTCGGGCACCTTCTCTGCACAGTCGGGACCCTCCGGTGCGAGCAGCCAGCTTCGACGTGCGTGAGAGTAGCGAGGAGGCTGCCCGTGCCGGACCCCGGGCCTGCACCAGCGACGGTGCCCTGAAAGGAGGTGGCTCCGAGGGCAGCCGGAGAGGCCGATTGCTCTCTACCTGGAGCCGGGCTTTCGTCAGTATCCAAGAGGAGATGGTAGAGGACCCAACCACATACAGCCCCCGGCTGACGACGGTGGTGCGCATGGACCCCTCGGTGCAGCTGGGACCCTTTCGGGCTGTGCTGCGTTACCTGTACACAGGTGAACTGGACGTTCATGAGAAGGACCTGATGCACATTGCACATATTGCAGAATTACTAGAGGTTTTTGATCTGCGGATGATGGTTGCCAACATCCTCAACAACGAGGCCTTCATGAACCAGGAGATCACCAAGGCCTTTCATGTGCGCCGCACTAACAGGGTTAAAGAGTGCCTGGCCAAGGGAACCTTCTCAG ATGTGGTGTTCAGACTGGATGATGGAACAATCCTGGCTCATAAACCActgctcatctccagctgtgacTGGATGGCAGCCATGTTTGGGGGACCCTTCGTAGAGAGCTGCACAAAGGAG GTGTTGTTCCCCAACACCACATGCAGCTCTATGCGGGCTGTGATGGAATACCTGTACACTGGACGATTCTGTTCACGGCCTGACTTGGACCCCATGGAACTCATCGTTCTTGCTAATCGTCTCTGCTTACCACACCTTGTTGCTCTTACAG GGGCAGCCAGCCGTGTTTTGGAGCAGATCCCATAG
- the rhobtb2a gene encoding rho-related BTB domain-containing protein 2 isoform X3 encodes MDSDMDYERPNVETIKCVVVGDNAVGKTRLICARACNATLTQYQLLATHVPTVWAIDQYRVCQEVLERSRDVVDDVSVSLRLWDTFGDHHKDRRFAYGRSDVVVLCFSIANPNSLHHVRTMWYPEIKHFCPRAPVILVGCQLDLRYADLEAVNRARRPLARPIKSNEILAPEKGREVAKELGVPYYETSVVAQFGIKDVFDNAIRAALISRRHLQFWKSHLRNVQRPLLQAPFLPPKPPPPIITVPAPPSTVEEHPGRLLEDPLCADVILVLEEHQRLFAHKIYLATASSKFYDLFLMDLGLVEQEEEEDVPPRAPSLHSRDPPVRAASFDVRESSEEAARAGPRACTSDGALKGGGSEGSRRGRLLSTWSRAFVSIQEEMVEDPTTYSPRLTTVVRMDPSVQLGPFRAVLRYLYTGELDVHEKDLMHIAHIAELLEVFDLRMMVANILNNEAFMNQEITKAFHVRRTNRVKECLAKGTFSDVVFRLDDGTILAHKPLLISSCDWMAAMFGGPFVESCTKEVLFPNTTCSSMRAVMEYLYTGRFCSRPDLDPMELIVLANRLCLPHLVALTELYTVTVLMEAAMMGADIDGDVLVYLEMAQFHCAHQLTDWCLHHICTNYNSVCRKFPRDMKAKSAENQDYFEKHRWPPVWYLKEDDHYQRARKEREKEDFLYQKRQCKRKWLFWNLPSSPSSSSSSGPSAVV; translated from the exons ATGGATTCTGACATGGACTATGAGAGGCCAAACGTTGAGACCATCAAGTGCGTGGTGGTGGGGGACAACGCAGTAGGCAAGACCCGGCTGATCTGTGCCCGAGCCTGTAACGCAACACTCACGCAGTACCAGCTACTGGCTACCCACGTTCCAACTGTCTGGGCCATCGACCAGTATCGCGTGTGCCAAGAG GTTCTGGAACGATCCAGGGATGTGGTGGATGATGTCAGCGTTTCACTTCGTCTCTGGGACACTTTTGGGGATCACCACAAAGACCGCCGCTTTGCTTATGGCAG GTCGGACGTGGTGGTGCTGTGTTTTTCCATCGCGAACCCCAACTCCTTGCACCATGTGAGGACCATGTGGTACCCAGAGATCAAACACTTCTGCCCACGTGCCCCTGTCATCCTGGTGGGTTGCCAGCTGGACTTGCGCTATGCTGATCTGGAGGCTGTAAACAGAGCTCGGCGCCCCTTAGCCAG GCCAATAAAGTCCAATGAGATCCTGGCACCAGAGAAGGGCCGTGAGGTGGCCAAGGAGCTCGGTGTACCATATTATGAGACCAGCGTTGTGGCACAGTTTGGAATAAAAGATGTTTTTGACAACGCCATCCGTGCAGCACTCATTTCAAGACGCCACCTGCAGTTCTGGAAGTCCCACCTCCGCAACGTGCAGCGGCCCCTCCTGCAGGCACCCTTCCTGCCACCCAAGCCTCCGCCTCCCATAATCACTGTGCCTGCCCCCCCGTCTACGGTTGAAGAGCATCCAGGCCGCCTGCTTGAGGACCCACTGTGTGCCGATGTCATCCTGGTCCTGGAGGAGCACCAACGCCTCTTTGCCCACAAGATCTACCTGGCCACAGCCTCGTCGAAGTTCTATGACCTCTTCCTCATGGACCTCGGACTGGTGGagcaagaggaagaagaagatgtGCCACCTCGGGCACCTTCTCTGCACAGTCGGGACCCTCCGGTGCGAGCAGCCAGCTTCGACGTGCGTGAGAGTAGCGAGGAGGCTGCCCGTGCCGGACCCCGGGCCTGCACCAGCGACGGTGCCCTGAAAGGAGGTGGCTCCGAGGGCAGCCGGAGAGGCCGATTGCTCTCTACCTGGAGCCGGGCTTTCGTCAGTATCCAAGAGGAGATGGTAGAGGACCCAACCACATACAGCCCCCGGCTGACGACGGTGGTGCGCATGGACCCCTCGGTGCAGCTGGGACCCTTTCGGGCTGTGCTGCGTTACCTGTACACAGGTGAACTGGACGTTCATGAGAAGGACCTGATGCACATTGCACATATTGCAGAATTACTAGAGGTTTTTGATCTGCGGATGATGGTTGCCAACATCCTCAACAACGAGGCCTTCATGAACCAGGAGATCACCAAGGCCTTTCATGTGCGCCGCACTAACAGGGTTAAAGAGTGCCTGGCCAAGGGAACCTTCTCAG ATGTGGTGTTCAGACTGGATGATGGAACAATCCTGGCTCATAAACCActgctcatctccagctgtgacTGGATGGCAGCCATGTTTGGGGGACCCTTCGTAGAGAGCTGCACAAAGGAG GTGTTGTTCCCCAACACCACATGCAGCTCTATGCGGGCTGTGATGGAATACCTGTACACTGGACGATTCTGTTCACGGCCTGACTTGGACCCCATGGAACTCATCGTTCTTGCTAATCGTCTCTGCTTACCACACCTTGTTGCTCTTACAG AACTCTACACAGTGACTGTTCTGATGGAGGCAGCTATGATGGGTGCTGACATTGACGGGGATGTGCTGGTATACCTTGAGATGGCTCAG TTCCATTGCGCCCACCAGCTCACTGACTGGTGCCTTCACCATATCTGCACCAACTACAACAGCGTATGCCGTAAATTTCCCAGAGACATGAAGGCCAAATCTGCTG AGAACCAAGACTACTTTGAGAAGCACCGCTGGCCGCCAGTTTGGTACCTGAAGGAAGATGACCATTACCAGAGAGCACGTaaggaaagagagaaggaggaTTTCCTGTATCAGAAGCGTCAATGCAAGCGCAAATGGCTCTTCTGGAACCTTCCTTCCTCACCGTCATCAAGCTCCTCCTCCGGTCCCTCGGCCGTTGTCTGA